From the genome of Alosa alosa isolate M-15738 ecotype Scorff River chromosome 20, AALO_Geno_1.1, whole genome shotgun sequence, one region includes:
- the tent5bb gene encoding LOW QUALITY PROTEIN: terminal nucleotidyltransferase 5Bb (The sequence of the model RefSeq protein was modified relative to this genomic sequence to represent the inferred CDS: inserted 1 base in 1 codon), producing the protein MSSGDASEQSRRFCVLSWEQVQRLDSILGESVPIHGRGNFPTLSVQPRQIVQVVRARLEERGVVVRDVKLNGSAASHVLHQDTGLGYKDLDLIFGLSLTDDKTFRLVKDVVLDSLLDFLPHGVSRDRITPLTLKEAYVQKMVKVCNDTDRWSLISLSNNTGKNVELKFVDSLRRQFEFSVDSFHIALDSLLLFDRCSETAMSESFHPTVLGESMYGDFEEALGHLRGKTIATRSPEEIRGGGLLKYCHLLVRGFRPASETQMKTLQRYMCSRFFIDFPDIGEQQRKLEAYLQNHFVGMEHKRYECLVMLRRVVDESTVCLMGLAWRQAAXLISALARGAGEQAPSAVPSITCYYQPAPYVRDVNFSNYYVAHVHSPMHHCSSSYQTWLPCS; encoded by the exons ATGTCCTCCGGTGATGCCTCGGAGCAGAGTCGACGGTTCTGTGTGTTGTCGTGGGAGCAGGTGCAGCGACTGGACTCCATCCTCGGGGAGAGCGTGCCAATCCACGGACGTGGAAACTTCCCCACGCTCTCCGTGCAGCCCAGGCAGATCGTCCAG gTAGTCCGGGCGCGACTGGAAGAACGGGGTGTCGTTGTCCGTGACGTGAAGCTGAATGGGTCAGCGGCGAGCCATGTCCTCCACCAGGACACCGGCCTGGGCTACAAGGACCTGGACCTGATCTTCGGCCTGAGTCTGACCGACGACAAGACCTTCCGCCTGGTCAAGGACGTGGTGCTGGACAGCCTCCTGGACTTCCTGCCGCACGGCGTGAGCCGCGACCGCATCACGCCACTCACCCTCAAGGAGGCGTACGTTCAGAAGATGGTGAAGGTGTGCAACGACACTGACCGCTGGAGCCTGATCTCGCTGTCCAACAACACTGGCAAGAACGTGGAGCTCAAGTTCGTGGACTCTCTGCGGCGGCAGTTCGAGTTCAGCGTGGACTCCTTCCACATCGCGCTGGACTCACTGCTGCTCTTCGACCGCTGCTCCGAGACGGCCATGTCTGAGAGCTTCCACCCGACCGTGCTCGGCGAGAGCATGTACGGCGACTTCGAGGAGGCGCTGGGCCACCTGCGCGGCAAGACCATCGCCACGCGCAGCCCCGAGGAGATCCGCGGTGGCGGCCTGCTCAAGTACTGCCACCTGCTGGTGCGTGGCTTCCGGCCGGCGTCTGAGACGCAGatgaagaccctccagcgctaCATGTGCTCGCGCTTCTTCATCGACTTCCCCGACATCGGCGAGCAGCAGCGCAAGCTGGAGGCCTACCTGCAGAACCACTTTGTGGGCATGGAGCACAAGCGCTACGAGTGCCTGGTCATGCTGCGGCGCGTGGTGGACGAGAGCACCGTGTGCCTGATGGGCCTGGCCTGGCGCCAGGCAG GGCTCATCTCGGCGCTGGCTCGCGGCGCTGGCGAGCAAGCGCCATCAGCCGTGCCCAGCATCACCTGCTACTACCAGCCGGCGCCCTACGTGCGGGACGTCAACTTCAGCAACTACTACGTGGCCCACGTGCACTCGCCCATGCATCACTGCAGCAGCAGCTACCAGACATGGCTGCCCTGCAGCTGA